ATAATCTTTAAACGCGAAGGTTTATAGTTAAACTGCAGGGGCCTGCCCTGAGAAGGCTTTGACCATTTGAGATCGATGGGGCTTTGCATATCGCCTGCCTTACAGGTGGAGTACTCTGCCGCCAAATCGCCCCACATCTGTGGGCCGAGAACGCCTTCATATCCCCAGCGGGGATGGGCAGTGGCGTGATGCTCCATGTGAGACTTTTCATCGGGGTGCATTTCTTCGTGATGGTCGCCCGGTCCGGCATTAGCGGCTGGGGGTTGAGCTTCGGCATCCTTTTGTTCCTCCATGGGAACAGGTTCTTGTTTGGTGATTTGCTTTTCCTCAGGCAAACCTTGGCTTTTGCTGCTCGAAGAACAACCGGTAACAAGTAGCAGGGTACCACTAAGGGCAACCAGGGACACAAGTGACGAGTGGAGAGATTTTCTCACAAGCATGAAGGACCCCCTAAGATGTTAATACCCTGAAATTCTAGAAGAAAAATGGAGTAAACTGTAGTGATGGTTGAATTCCATCGACAAAGGTCGGGCTTTTGTATCCATACGTATAAACCCATGCTCCAGAAAGGACCGGGCATGAGGCTCTGCTCGCTCTTCCCAGCTGAGTGAGAGCACCTGCTAAGTTAGAACTGGCGCCCTTGGCTGTTGAACCACAAAGTTCTTTGTCAGTGAAGGCGGTCCTTTGCCGACCATTCTCCGCAAATCCTCACGCGCCTTTCGGCCGGGGGCGCGTCTTCGGAGAGCGTCAGCCTGCTGCCGCACCCCGTTCGGCTGAGCCTACTCCCTTCGGTCACTCAGCCTCCTGCCCTGCGCGACGGCAGAGGATTCGGATTTCCGGGAATGGCTCGGCAATCGGACCAATCCCCGGACAAAGGCAAAACACAATTTTGTGGATCAACAATCAAAGGGACCAGTTTTAACTGCGCAACCCGAAATAGAGTCGCCCGAACCCGTGAACCGTTTCGGGTAACGGGTTGCGGGCAATGGGCTCGGAAAACAGCCACAGTTTGCCGTTGGTGTTTAGGTGACGCCCATGTGTTGGGCGCGGTGATGTCCTGAACAGAGGAGGGTTAAATTCTCTAGATGGTTGTTCCCGCCAAGGGAAAGGGGTTTGATGTGATGAACTTCCAGAAATTTGGTTTCTGAACATCGTTGGCCCTGGTGATTCATATGGCCACAGCGGCCGGCAAATTTAAGCATCACCCGGTGTTTGATGGCAGCGGGGAGCGGTCTTCGTTTCTTTGTTTTAGATTCAGCTTTGGTTCTCTTCGTCCCCTTAGCCTTTGGGTGAATACGGCCTGTTGTACTGCGCCTATTCTCATTTTGCCCACACTCCAGACTGTTATTCTGACGTCGATCGCTTGACGCAGAATTTTCGGGAACTTGCCTTAAGACTAGCTAGCGTATCTTAAAATCGGAGTGAGCTTCGCGAATAGGGACTGTCTCCTGGAGAACCTTATGGTACTCCGCTCTCTTAGCATCTGTCT
This is a stretch of genomic DNA from Pseudobdellovibrionaceae bacterium. It encodes these proteins:
- a CDS encoding HNH endonuclease, which translates into the protein MLKFAGRCGHMNHQGQRCSETKFLEVHHIKPLSLGGNNHLENLTLLCSGHHRAQHMGVT